The genomic region AGCGATGAACTGATGATATTATTGCCTTTTGCCTCTTGAAAGTCTACTTACCCTCGTTCAACTTCCTTTCATAGATATGGACCATGCAAGCGGCCCAAGTTTATATCCATTGCACCGCTGCAAAACTATTCACCTGGTTGGTACTATGCTGTCTTATTTTTTCAAAAAATGCACCTATGGGAATGCCATAATATCACCCAGTCGTACTTTCCATTTTCGAATAATGTTATGCTCTTTGTTTTTTGGGTTTACGAATATAAATTAGGTGAGGCATGCTCAAGGAGTTCACAATATTGAAGGTGACAAGAATTATAAAGCATACATGAAACCTGAATTTTTTGATGCCCCATTGACCCCATTAGGTTGGGAGCAGGTAAAGAAACCATTATATGTATCTCAATTATTCAAGTTATATGTCGTTGGTAATAGAAAAAAGAAATGTATTTGCGAGTTTTTACTTGCTCTTCATCTAAGAGAACTTCGTATTTGACTGTTCTCACAGGTTGATTGCTTACGTAAACATGTTCATGCTTGTGGCCTACATAAAAGTATCGAGTTAGTCATTACATCCCCATTGTTAAGGTATGGTACTCGTTCTCGTTCTATATAGGTCCTCCCTCCTGTGGCGTAGCCCTACATACGTACAAGTAGTATTTTACTATCTGAGATTATGCAAGAGCAAAAGCGCAAAAcctattattttaattttttttccttttttttttgaaaatgaatGCATACAAAGGATAGGACCTCATGAAGGTTGTGGCATTCTCACATTCTCCTTATTTTTCATTTAAACAGAATTGGTTAACACATGATGGAATTTGATTCACTTCtactatatacggagtattactcCGTAAATTACAAGCTGGTATATCCCTCTCCCCTCACCCACGCCACCCGCAACTCAATACAGAACTTCGAGGGATTGAAGTCTGAAAaaggtttattttttttttttaggaaagaaGTCTGAACAGTTTATTATTTAGAAGCTCTATTATCTATAAGACTATTAACAGTTTTGATCGATTCATAAATCCTTCCATCTTTTTGTGGGCCGACCTTTTAGTTCTAAAATGACCTTATTGTCCTAATTTTTAAGGCACTTTGCACTTTCTTTCCTCACTTTTTGGAGTTCACTTCTGCATCACGGGCCCTTTTTTGTATAGTGTCGTCGTTGAGAATGGAAGGTATTTGTGAATTGAAGGGAGTACAATCGTACTTGCAAATCCTGACATACGGCAAATTATTATCAGGTCTGATATGCATTTGTTCATTGCTTGTATATGAATATGGTTTGTATGATTTGCAGGACAATGCAAACTGCAGTTGGTGTCTTCGGTGGAGAGGGCTATACAGATAAGATGGATGTGCTACCTCTAATGGTGGCCAATGCCGGAAACAGTGACCGTGCTGCCATTTCAAGTCTAAATTGTCCGCCTATTTTGGCTGTTGAGCTTTGTCGTGAGCATTTGGTTTGTTTTTTTAATCAAATTTCATGCAAAGGTTTTCCTTAAGACTTAATTAGATTGAATTTAAAACCAAATTATCGTACACACCcaacaaaaagaagaaaaagttgTGGACCCTCAATTTTGTGAGATTGACGAAAGTTATCCGGTTCAGTGTAACCAATTACTAACGCTGAATGATTTGCtcgttcgtttatttattttgtttttttttaaataataaaggataccaATTCTCTAGAGAAGCGGAGGACTTACTGATGTTCCTTCTAATCATTATGATTTCAGGGTGTTCATCCTTGCGACCAGAGGAGACACATTCATGAATACCACTGTCTGTTCCCAGCTATCGATTTCTCGCAAGTAAGCACCATTTAGTGTGATATTTCACTTAAGGTTCAGGGTATAATGGATCTTAGAGTTACATTTTGCACTTGTAGATTGAAAGCGATGAAGATGTTTTATGGAAGGCTGATGTTCGAGAGACCAAAGCAGAAGTGGCAGAAAGGGGAATGAAGTTCATGAATTGGTTTGTGCaactttttttcttttatttttatattataatgCTTCTAGAGAAGATAACATCCTCCGTGAAGCGTCTAGGCGTAAATAAATGGAAGACCTAATAAGAGCAGCTTTGGTGATTAAATGATAAAAGAGGAGCTGCATACATAATTACATATTAATGGTCAGGATTTTGTGCAAAATGTCATTCAACTAAATGGGACGTAGTCATGTAGAATAGCGAATTCTGTGACAGTTCGACCTTTGTGTTGAAACTGATTTCGAAGGAGTATATAATTAATTTTTAATCATACTCTTTACATTCTTCTTGGTATTGAAGGTGAAGAGAACGTCTCAGAATATAAGAAACGACTTATACATGGAAAACCTAGGAAGTATGACAGTATGTAGTTTCCGTGACTATTAACTATGCTTCATGCTTATCGCGTCACACAGGTTGTGGACCAGAAATGAGAAGGAAATAGCTGTTGTAACTCACAGTGGTTTTTTACAACATACTCTGAGTCAATTTGGAAATGACTGTCACCCTCTAATCAAGGATGATATCTGCAAACGGTTGGTTCTATTCCGTCCTGTCTTTTATATTTTCTTTTTAAATTGAACGCTAATCTCACATTGTTTTAACCTTGCAGGTTTGCAAATTGTGAGCTTCGCTCTATGGTGATCACTGATAGAAAGTGAGTTCAATATTACTTGTAATAAGTTGAAGCATTCAGACAAATTTTCAAGTATACCCGGTATGCTAATCATTTTCGTTTTTGGTTTCAGTATGACAGGGTCGAATGCACCTATCACTGATTTTCCCGGCAAGATACCCTCCGGACCCGACCTTCCTAGTGAAG from Silene latifolia isolate original U9 population chromosome 3, ASM4854445v1, whole genome shotgun sequence harbors:
- the LOC141648186 gene encoding phosphoglycerate mutase-like protein 1, with protein sequence MDHASGPSLYPLHRCKTIHLVRHAQGVHNIEGDKNYKAYMKPEFFDAPLTPLGWEQVDCLRKHVHACGLHKSIELVITSPLLRTMQTAVGVFGGEGYTDKMDVLPLMVANAGNSDRAAISSLNCPPILAVELCREHLGVHPCDQRRHIHEYHCLFPAIDFSQIESDEDVLWKADVRETKAEVAERGMKFMNWLWTRNEKEIAVVTHSGFLQHTLSQFGNDCHPLIKDDICKRFANCELRSMVITDRNMTGSNAPITDFPGKIPSGPDLPSEVADEK